TTCACGAACCATTCAACCCGATTAATATTCACCAATCAGCTTCACATCTACGTCAAGCCATGATGATGAGAAAATATCTAGCTTGGGAAGACGAAGATGAAGAATTTGCTCGGTATTGTCGTGCTACTTTTGCAGGCGAACTCCCAGACAACGGTTATCTTTATAATTACTTAGGTTGGATTTATAAACAATTTCCTCAATGGCACGGTCGAGTTTTAATTAAAGACGTTCACTGTTATCTGACATTAAACTGGCTTAAGCGTCAGGTAAACCCATTGATTGTGATTGTACTGCGTCATCCTTGTGCAGTAGCAGCGAGTTGGTTCCGCTTATACGGAAAAGTAAGCACATTCGAGCGATCGCTTTTTCAACCGAAACTGCTCGATGACTATTTACAGTCTTTCATCCCTTTATTAGAACAAACACAAGGATTTTGGCAGAGAATAGGTGCTTTTTGGGGAGCTTCCTATTATGTAATGCTTCAGCAACAAGCGCAACATCCTGACTGGATCGTAATTCAGCACGAAGATTTTTGCCGAGATCCCATGATGCAGTATCGTCAATTATTCCAAAAACTCCAATTAAATTGGACAGTCGCAACCAGTGAAATCCTGGAAGTTTCAACTCGTAAAAGTAGTAAAGATCCCTACGTTCCCTTGCGAATTTCTGCCCAAGAACCGCAAAAATGGGAAAAAGAGTTAGAACCACAACAAATTGCCCAAGTTATGGAATTTGCTAATTCATTTGGCATACAATTTTATCAGTAACCAATCTACTGAGTTAACTTGAAAAATTTCTCCAGTAAAAGCCGAATAAAAAAATTGAGAAGAGAGGATCGAGCAACCCGATCGACGATTCCTAATATTATTAGTAGTACCTGGAAGGCAATGAGTAAGATATTGATTGACTTAACAGTAGCAATTCCCACCTACAACGGCGCCAAACGTTTACCACTGGTACTGGAAAAATTACACGAACAAGTCGATACGGAAAATATTGCTTGGGAAATTATTATTGTTGATAACAATAGTACCGACGAAACTGCTCGAATAGTTCGAGATTATCAAGCTAACTGGCAAAAACCTTTTCCTTTAAAATATTGTCTAGAAACCGAGCAAGGTGCAGCTTTTGCGCGGAAAAAGGCAGTTAAAGAAGCTCAGGGGAATTTAATTGGTTTTCTTGACGACGATACCTTACCTGCGCCAAACTGGGTAGCAGCAGCTTATAAATTTGCTCGAGAACATCCTCAAGCAGGTGCTTATGGCAGTCAAGTTCACGGAGATTACGAAGTCGAACCTCCTGCTAACTTCGATCGCATCGCTAGTTTTTTTGCCATTACCGAAAGAGGTGACAAACCACACTTATACGAACCTAGTTTGAAAATGTTACCACCATCCGCAGGTTTGGTAGTTCGCAAGCAAGCTTGGTGCGAAAATGTTCCCGAACAACCGTTTTTAAGCGGACGTAGCGGTAAATCTATCCTCAATAGTGAAGATTTAGAGGTAGTGATGTATATTCAAAATGCCGGGTGGGAAGTGTGGTATAACTCCGAAATGGAAATTTATCATCAAATTAAGCGCGATCGCCTAACTCGCGAATACCTCCTCTACCTCATGCGAAGTACAGGTTTAGCCAGACACCACATTCGGATGCTACGTCTCAAACCCTGGCAACGTCCCTTGTTTTTCCCCCTCGGTTTAGCCAAAGACTTACAAAAAGCAATAGCATATTTTCTTAAAAATCGCAACCTCCTTGAGAAAGATGTAGTCGCCGCCTGCGAAATGGAATTCTTACGCAGCAGCGTAATTAGTCCATTTTATTTATGGAGGATCTCGCTAAAAATATGATTGACTTTTCAGTAGTTATCCCCACTTACAACGGCGAAAAACGCTTACCAGAAGTATTAGAAAAACTCCAGCAACAAACTAATACCGAAAATATTTCCTGGGAAATAATTGTAATCAACAATAATAGTAATGACCGCACATCCCAAATAGTAAAAGACTATCAAAGCAACTGGAATTATCAATTTCCACTACGATCTTATTTTGAAGCTAAACAGGGATTAACCTTCGCCCGACAAAGAGCAATCAAGGAAGCAAATAGCAATTTGATCGGCTTTCTAGATGACGATAACCTACCCGATAAAAATTGGGTAGCGGCTGCACATTCATTTGGGATAAAATACCCACAAGCAGGAGCATATAGCGGAAAAATCTTAGGTAAATTTGAAATTGAACCGCCAAAAGATATCGAAAAAATTAGTCGTTGTCTCGCTATTGGCGAACATGGTTCGCAACCCCATAAATTCGACCCAGACAACTTAAAACTTCCTCCAGGAGCAGGATTAGTTATTCGGAAACAAGCTTGGTCTGAGTCAATTCCCACTCAGTTAATGTTAATTGGTAGAGTTGGGAAAGTAGCAGTAGCAGGTGAAGACTATGAAGCTTTGCTCCACCTACACAAACTAGGATGGGAAATTTGGTACAACCCAGAAATGCAAATTGAGCATAAAGTACCGCGTAGTAGGTTAGAAAAAACTTATTTAATACCTTTAGCACGTAGCTGTGGCTTACCAATTTGCTACCTACGCACGATCAATGCCAAAAACTGGCAAAAACCGCTAATTTTAGTGAGGACTTTGTTAGGAAACTTACGTCGCCTGATTAAGCATTGGTTAAAGTACCGCAATCAACTAGACAGCGATCTAGTTGCTGCTTTTGAACTAGAATTTTTTTGGGGTAGTATGATGAGTCCTTTTTATTATTTGAAAAAAATAATTTCTCATCAAATTTCTAGCTGAATAATAATTTGCCCAACTTCCTCCCTCGATTTTAACAGCAAAACTACTTAAAATTGCTATGCCCATCATCTCAGTAATTGTTCCTGCCTTTAATGCCGAAAAAACTATTCAAGAAACTATTAACTCAGTTATCAATCAAACATTCTCCAACTTTGAGTTAATAATTATCAATGACGGCTCCCAAGACTCAACTTTAGAGATACTTGAAAGCATCAAAGACCCCCGCATTAAAATATTTTCTTACCCCAACGCTGGCGCTGCTGTAAGTCGTAACCGAGGATTTGCCAAAGCTGTCGGCGAATACATTGCCTTTTTAGATGCCGATGACCTTTGGACTCCCGATAAACTAGAAGCTCAACTTTCCGCATTACAAGCCACACCAGAAGCCGCCGTTGCCTATAGTTGGAGTGACTGTATTGACGAAACAAGTAAATTTCTGCGTCCAGGCGGTCACATTAGCATTAATGGTAATGCTTATGCAAAACTACTAATGGTAGATATTTTAGAAAATGGCTCCAATCCTCTAATTCATCGACAAGCTTTCATCGAAGTCGGTGGTTTTGACGAATCACTTCAAGCTGGACAAGATTGGGATTTATATTTAAGATTAGCTGCTAAATATCATTTTGTTACCGTACCTCGTTCTCAAATCCTCTATCGAATCTCTGCTAATTCAATGTCTGCTGACGTCTGGAGATTGGAAACAGCAAGCTTACAACTAATTTCGCGAGCCTACAGTAAAGCTCCTAGCTCTCTACAAAAGTTGAAAAAGTATAGCCTTGGTAACATTTACAAATATCTCACAGTCAAAGCTATAGAAGGAAATCCTGAAAGAAAAAAAGGGATTGCGGCAATCAGGTTTCTTGGGCAAACTGTAAAAAATGACCCTTTGTTGTTAAAACATCGAATTATCTGGAAAGTTTTCTTAAGAGCACTAGCGATCGCTGTCCTACCCGATCGACAAGCTAAAGTTTTGCTCAAAAACATTCAACAACTATCTGGTACTAGCGCTTTATTAGCTTATATGAAAATTAATACTTAAGGAAGATGACACTTATCTCAGTAATTATTCCTGCTTACAATGCTCAAAAAACTATTAAGGAGACAATAGAATCAGTTTTAAAACAAACTTTTCCTGACTTTGAACTAATTATTATTAATGACGGTTCTCAAGACTCAACCTTAGAAATTATCCAAGAAATAAAAGACCCGCGTATTCGAGTCTTTTCTTATCAAAATAGTCGTCAAGCTGTTAGTCGTAATCGAGGAATATCTCGCGCTACCGGAGAATACATTGCTTTTTTAGATGCCGATGACCTCTGGACTCCTGATAAATTAGAGAAACAACTAACCGCATTGCAAACTAATCCTGAAGCTGCCGTTGCTTATAGTTGGACTAATTGGATTGATGAATCAAGTCAATTTTTGCGTCGAGGCAGTTATCTTAGTTTTAATGGTTATGTTTATCCCCAACTTTTACAAATAAATTTTTTAGAAAATGGTTCTAATCCTTTAATTCGTCGAGAAGCTTTAGAAACAGTAGGTGGATTTGAGCCGTCACTCACACCCGCAGAAGATTTAGATTTATATTTACGTTTAGCTGCTCGTTACTCGTTTGTTGCCGTGCAATCACCTCAAATTTTATATCGAGTTTCTAGTGATTCTATGTCTGCTAATCTCGATAATTTAGAATCAGCTTGTTTGCGAGTATTTGCCAGAGCTTATACTGATGCTCCTGAATCTTTATTGCCTTTAAAAAGTTATAGTTTGGGCAACTTGTATAAGTATCTAACTTTTAAAGCTTTGGCAGGAACTCCAAAATCAAAAGACAGTTTTGCTGCTGCTCAATATTTTTGGCAAGCGGTAAAAAATGACCCACAGTTATTGAAAGCACGAGTGAGTCTAAAACTGTTATTACAAATTGCAACAATCTTAATTCTTCCTGCTCAGGAAGCCCAAAACTTATTAAGAAAATCAAAGTTAAATAATCTGAATCCTTTACTAGGATACATTAAATTAAAAAACGATTAAATATTAATTTTTAGAAAAATGCCACTTATTTCAGTTATTATTCCTGTTTATAATGGAGAAAAAACAATTCAAGAAACAATTGAAAGTGTGTTGCAACAAACTTTTACCGATTGGGAGTTAATTATTATTGATGATGGTTCCCAAGATTCTACACTGGAAATTTTAGAAAGCATTCGCGACGACCGAATTAAAGTTTTTTCTTACCCAAATACTGGTTTAGCTGCTAGTCGTAACCGAGGTATTTCTCATGCAATTGGAAAATTTCTTAGTTTTTTAGATGCAGATGACCTTTGGACTCCTGATAAATTAGAGAAACAACTAGCCACACTACAAGCTAACTCTAATGCTGCTGTTGCATATAGCTGGACTGACTATATTGATGAAGAAAGTAAATTTTTATATGCAGGTTCTCACATTACAGCAAATGGAAATGTTTATGAAAAACTTTTAATTAATAATTTTTTAGAAAATGGTTCTAATCCTTTAATTCGGCGAAAAGCATTGAGAGAAGTGGGAGAATTTGATACCTCAATTAACAGGGTAGCAGATTGGGATTTGTATCTGCGGCTAGCTGCGCGCTATGATTTTGTGACCGTACCTTTTCCCCAAGTTTTGTATAGAGTTAGTAGTAATTCTCTGTCTTCAAATATTGCTAGCATGGAGGAACAATGCTTGCAAGTTATAGAAAAAAATTTTCGTCAAGTACCTACATCCTTACAGTACCTGAAAAAACACAGTCTTGCTTATCTCTACGAGTATTTGACTATGAGAAGTTTAGAGGGAAGACAAACAAGAGAAAAAAGCTTGGTAGCTGGTCGGTGTTTAGTTTATACTATAGGCTATAATCCTTCGATCCTTAAGCGGCGATCGCGCCTGATGTCAGTAGTGCTACTAAAAATATTAGTTGGAGTATTACTACCTACTAAACAAGCTCAATGGTTACTAGGTTTACTAAAAAGAAATTAGCATAGTTGACTTTTTCTTAATTATCTCGATCGAAAGTAAATTTGAACGGTAATTTTGGTTTTGAGGAATAATGATGGCAGAAGAATATCTCACACGAGAAAGACTATCGAGCTATTATAACCAAGTGCGGATAATTAAATCTTTGGGGAAGCAAGTAGAGAATATTTTGGAAATAGGAATTTATAACTCTCTATTTACCGAAATGCTCAAAATAAACAATTACAAAATAACGACAGCAGATGTTAATCCCGAACTTAAACCAGATTTAATTGTAGACTTAGAAACAGATTTTTCTCTTCCTCAAGACAAGTTTGAGGTAATTGTTTTGTTTCAGGTACTCGAACATATTCCTTACCAAAAATTTGAATCTACTCTTAAAAAATTAGCAGAAGCTACGAAAAAGTATTTAGTTATTTCTCTTCCTTATCAAACAACTTTTTTATCGATGCGATTTAAGTTTAATACACCGGGAAGAGCAAGGTATTTGTTGCTTCAAGTTCCTAATTTTTGGAGTTCTACACCTCTTTGCGAGCAACATTACTGGGAAATTGGCATCAAAGAATATCCTCTTAAGCGGATAGTCAAATCGATTAAAAATGTGGGCTTAATAATCAAAAGAGAGTATCAAGACCCTAACAATCCTTACCACTATTTTTTTGTTTTAGAAAAAGAGACTTAACTAAGATTAGGTCGATAACTCATATTTGGGAAATCGACTAGAATTAAATGTCCATAAATTGGTTAATTATCTTAACTAGACTAAATTTTCTTGAAGGAAGTAGGAGCAAGATTTTGGATTCTCAGCAAATTATACTCAGTGTTAGTGTAATCATTTACAGCATTTTAGCTTCTTTTATTACAGGAGCAGAGGCGGCTTCCTTAAAATCCTTAAAACTTTTTGTCCTTGCCGGACAGTCTAACATGGTGGGATATCGTTCAAATCTTACCGAGTTGCCTGACGAACTAAGAGAGCCGCAGTCAGGAGTTTGGTGGTATAATCAGAGCAATGATTGGGAAATATTAGCAGCACCCACAGAGCCGCTACCAAGTACAAATTGGCTTCCTAATGGAGTCGGTTTTGGACCGGAGATTTCTCTGGGACGAGAGTTGCAAGCAATTATCGGAGAACCTGTGGCTTTAGTTAAGTACGCAGCTAATGGTACTAAGCTTGCTACTGATTGGAACCCAGACAATCCAGAGCCAAATTCGCTCTACAATAGTATGCTAGCTCGTGTGGAAAGCGCGATCGCTGTCTTACCCCCGCCTTATTTAACTGTAGAAATCGCTGGTTTTTTTTGGATGCAAGGGGAAGGAGATGCTACTGAAAAAACTTTTGCCGATAACTATCAAGCTAATCTTACTAACTTTATTGCCCAAGTCCGCAACGACTTTAATAACCCCAATTTACCTTTTGTTATCGGTCAAATCTCTAATCTGCCTCCAAGATTTCCTTATACCAGCCAGGTACAAGCTGCCCAATTTCAGGTTAGTAAAACTGTTCCTTACACAGGTATAGTTGAGACAACTACTCTTTCCCAACATTCTGACGAAGTTCATTTCGATTCCCAAGGATTGATTGATTTGGGTTATCTTTTTGCTGAGGAATGGTCTAGCATTCCCGAACCAGCAAAGAACGTTCCTTTAATTATTGCTGCATTAATTGTCCCTTGCTTATCTAACAAGAAAATCAACAAATAATTTTTTAGTTTGGCTTTAAATTTTGCACAAATTGCACGGTGAGAGGATGTGCTTGCGCCCATTTTTGGCGGTCAATACGAATTTTGTGTAAATGTTCTTCTAGATTGTTTGCAGAAAGAAATACACCAAAGTCAGTCGGAACTTTTTCTTTTTGATAATCAAATAGTTTATTAAGAATTAAGTCTCCTGCTTCTTTTGTATAGTGAGAATTGTCGAAGTAATATTTCATTTCTTCATTAATAGGTTCAGTTGTAATACTATTGTAACCAGAAAAATCCCAAACTGGTGTAATTTCTACTACTTGTCTTTTCCATTCTTCCCATTCAGACCACGTTTCCGCTACTTTAATTGCCTCCCAACGGGTAACATGGGAAGGGGAGATAAAAATATATAAACTGATTTGTTTTTGTTTACAAGTATCGACAATTCTCTTTAAATTTTTTAAACTCTTTGCAGAAAGTTGTTCTTTTTGGAAATTTTCTGGTCTACTCAAAAAATCTTGAAGAGTTACTTGAAAAATTTTTTGAGTAGACTTACTTTTATAGATTTTTTTGATATAGTAATTTGTATTTCTCATTCCGTTGGGATAAAAATAGCCAACAGCATGGGGATTTTTTTGATTAGATTCTAAGGTAGCGAGACTAGCAGTAAGGGCATCTAAAGAAAGAGTAACATTTAATAAATCTTGATTGATTATTTTAGTTTTCTGTAAACGATTTTCCTGAAAATCAGGGGCATTAGTTTTCCAAGCATTAAACATAAAAAAATCGATCCCAAGAACAATCTTTTTTAGTTCAGGCTGAACGGCGATCGCGTGTTGAAAGTAGCGCATTACTTCATACATATTTGCCCCAGTAATTGCCAAGTTATAAACAGGTCGATCGGCTTTTAAAGCAGGATGATTAGGATCTAAACCAAACTCAGTTCGGGAAGAACCTAAAAAAATCATCGGAGTCTTAATTGTCGTAATTGCCCTAGCTTTAAATAATCTAACTTGTTTTTCTTTTTCTAGTTTTACTTGGTTAATTCCGAGAATTTTTGGGCTTGACATTACATCATAAGGGTCAATAAAAATATTAAATAAGCTAATTAATGATAAATTTAAAATAATTACCAAAAGTAAAATTATTATATAGCGGCGATAACTTTTCATTTTTTAATTTAGTCTCAAAACTGAAAGTAAAGAAATTCAGAAACTCGGTTAAGAGAAAGTAGACAAAATGTTGCTATGCAACCCATTAATATTGACCACCGCCAAGTTGGTTTAAACTGCTCGATAATTTGTTGCGTATTTGGTAACAAAGTTACGCATAGCACTAATCCAATTAATATGATTATAGTTTTGTGTGCGCCTAAACTTGGGATATAAGTTAGTTCTTGCCAACCGCGAAACTGTACTCCTAGAGTAGATAACCAACCTAAAAAGCTTTTATATGCTTCTGGCAAAACAATAGTGTTTAGACCAAACATTGTTGTTAAAATTGCTTGTGAATCCTGCAAACTTTGAGCGCGAAATAATACCCAACTAGCAACAACAGCAATAAAAGTTATTAACCATCCGATCGTTTGTGGCAATTGAATACTTAACCGCCGCCAGAGGTGATTGATAACCAAATATAATCCGTGTAAACCACCCCAAATTACAAAAGTCCAACCTGCGCCGTGCCAAAGTCCTCCTAAAAGCATGGTAATCATTAAATTAACATACTGCCGTAAGCGACCTTGGCGGTTACCCCCAAGAGGAATGTAAAGATAATCTCGAAGAAAGTTAGAAAGAGTGATGTGCCAGCGTCGCCAAAAGTCAATTATAGAAATAGCTTTATAGGGAGAATTAAAGTTAACTGGTAAGGAAATATTAAACATCCAGCCTAAACCGATCGCCATATCTGAGTAACCGGAAAAATCAAAATAAAGTTGGAAAGTATAACTTAATGCCCCAATCCAAGCTTCTAAAATAGTCAGATCGTTAGCATGGTTAAAAATAGGGGCAACCCAAGGAGATAGATTATCGGCGATCGCTACTTTTTTCGACAAACCTAAAATAAACAAAGTTAATCCCATCGCCACATTTTTGGCATCGAAGTTAAAATTACTTAACTGCCGAAACTGGGGTAAAAGTTCATCGTAGCGTAAAATTGGACCAGCAATTAACTGAGGAAAGAAACAAACAAAGAGACTGTAGGTAAGCAAGTTGTATTGATAATCTTTCGTTTTCCCCCGATAAGCATCTACTAAATAAGCAATTTGCGTGAAAGTGTAAAATGAGATAGCTAGGGGTAAAATTATTTCTGGAATTGCAAATTTTTGCCAGAAAAACTGACTGAAATTAATCGCGAAAAACCGAGCATATTTGTAATATCCCAAAAGCCCTAAGTTGAAAATAATTCCCAGCCAAAGAAGAATTTGCGCAAGTTGGCTTTTGGATTCAGTACGTTCAATTTTCCTGCCGATAAAATAGTTAAAACTAAGAGAAATTAGTAGTAGAGGCAGATAGGAAATATTCCAGTAAGAGTAAAAAAATAAAGAAGCGACTGTTAGCCACGCGATCGCTGGCTTAATGAGACGAAATCTTGTCAGTGTAAAAAAGACGATTGCAGTAACTGGTAAAAAGCCAAAAATAAAAGCAAAAGAATTAAATAACACTGTTTTTTTACTCCAGCCAGTGTGAGAGATCCCTATCAATTATTTCTTGGAGTTGACAAATATCTTGCTCAAATAAAGGAATTAATTTCTGCCGTAATTGTGGTGATAGCTGTGGGGGTTTTTCCATATTTTTTCTATATATTTTCGCCGCCATTGGTTGGCGAATTTTCCGAGGCATCAAAAATTTGAAAAAGTTTTTAATTGGATTGTTAGTAGTTAATAAATCATATAAAGCAATATTTTTCCAGACTACATTAGTTTGATTGTGTTTTGCCGACATATCTGGAACGAAGCGACAATCTACTTCGAGAAAAGTAAATAAGTCTTGGAGAAATTTTTGAGGAGATTCTTTCCAGTCTTCGTAAAGATAAATTTTTAGTTGACTGCGCGGAAAAAAAGCCAAATAGCGCTTAATTTGAGGAGTATATAAACCAATATTCAAATAGTACCAAGCTGGAGACCAATGCTGGGAAATGCGCTTGTTTTCCTCGTTAATGGCTAGCTCAAAATCAGCGATCCACTCGCGACGATCTCGACGTAAATGTAAGTAGTTAGAAAATGCTCTGTCTACTGGATGACGGAGGATAGCAATTAATTTCGCATCGGGAATATAGCGGTGAATACGCTCAGGTGTTTCGGGAATGTATAAATAAAGAGTAGAAGCTTCACCAATTGCTTTTTCATTTTTTCTCCCGTCGAAAAGTGCTTGGTAAGCTTCTAAATTAACAATAGAGGAAGTATTCGTCCAAGCTAAATTATCCCTAGGTCCACAAAAATCGGGTTGCTTACCTTCAAAAGCAAAGAAATTTGGTTCTTTGACAGGACTCATGTAGATTTCAGGATGTTGATTAAGATAGTGATAAAGTGCAGTAGTTCCCGCCTTGGGCGCACCTAAAACTAAAAAGTTGGGCATGGTCATTTTAACCGATCTCCCAGCCATAAGGAAACTTTAGTTAATACAAATAGTAGCATTCGGATTAGGGGTTGCCATCAGCATATTTTCCGACGATCGCATTCCCTTCTCTTCTGGTGAGGTAGAGTAATCCGTATCTTTTCGGTAGGCAATCCCTGACCTAGAATCGTTAGTACAGCAAGCAAAATTGGTAGTCAAGACACTGAAATAACAAGGAACTAACCATGACTGTTCTCGAAAAAGGCAACATTACTATTCATACTGAGAATATTTTTCCCATAATCAAGAAGTCTCTCTACACTGACCACGAAATTTTCTTGCGGGAATTGATCTCGAATAGCGTAGATGCGAGCGAGAAGCTGAAAATGGTATCCTACGCTGGGGAAGTTAGCGGTGAGATACCCGAACCAGAAATCGAGATTGCGATCGACAAAGATAACAAAACCCTCTCAGTCAGCGATAATGGTATTGGCATGACTGCTGAGGAAGTGAAAAAATATATTAACCAAGTTGCTTTCTCCAGTGCCGAAGAATTTCTGCAAAAATACCAGAAAACAGGCGAACAACTGATCGGACATTTTGGACTCGGTTTCTACTCTTCCTTCATGGTCGCCAAAAAAGTCGAAATTGATACCCTTTC
This genomic interval from Oscillatoria salina IIICB1 contains the following:
- the hpsE gene encoding hormogonium polysaccharide biosynthesis glycosyltransferase HpsE, whose translation is MSKILIDLTVAIPTYNGAKRLPLVLEKLHEQVDTENIAWEIIIVDNNSTDETARIVRDYQANWQKPFPLKYCLETEQGAAFARKKAVKEAQGNLIGFLDDDTLPAPNWVAAAYKFAREHPQAGAYGSQVHGDYEVEPPANFDRIASFFAITERGDKPHLYEPSLKMLPPSAGLVVRKQAWCENVPEQPFLSGRSGKSILNSEDLEVVMYIQNAGWEVWYNSEMEIYHQIKRDRLTREYLLYLMRSTGLARHHIRMLRLKPWQRPLFFPLGLAKDLQKAIAYFLKNRNLLEKDVVAACEMEFLRSSVISPFYLWRISLKI
- a CDS encoding sulfotransferase family protein; translated protein: MTMPNFLVLGAPKAGTTALYHYLNQHPEIYMSPVKEPNFFAFEGKQPDFCGPRDNLAWTNTSSIVNLEAYQALFDGRKNEKAIGEASTLYLYIPETPERIHRYIPDAKLIAILRHPVDRAFSNYLHLRRDRREWIADFELAINEENKRISQHWSPAWYYLNIGLYTPQIKRYLAFFPRSQLKIYLYEDWKESPQKFLQDLFTFLEVDCRFVPDMSAKHNQTNVVWKNIALYDLLTTNNPIKNFFKFLMPRKIRQPMAAKIYRKNMEKPPQLSPQLRQKLIPLFEQDICQLQEIIDRDLSHWLE
- a CDS encoding glycosyltransferase, with amino-acid sequence MTLISVIIPAYNAQKTIKETIESVLKQTFPDFELIIINDGSQDSTLEIIQEIKDPRIRVFSYQNSRQAVSRNRGISRATGEYIAFLDADDLWTPDKLEKQLTALQTNPEAAVAYSWTNWIDESSQFLRRGSYLSFNGYVYPQLLQINFLENGSNPLIRREALETVGGFEPSLTPAEDLDLYLRLAARYSFVAVQSPQILYRVSSDSMSANLDNLESACLRVFARAYTDAPESLLPLKSYSLGNLYKYLTFKALAGTPKSKDSFAAAQYFWQAVKNDPQLLKARVSLKLLLQIATILILPAQEAQNLLRKSKLNNLNPLLGYIKLKND
- a CDS encoding glycosyltransferase, with translation MPIISVIVPAFNAEKTIQETINSVINQTFSNFELIIINDGSQDSTLEILESIKDPRIKIFSYPNAGAAVSRNRGFAKAVGEYIAFLDADDLWTPDKLEAQLSALQATPEAAVAYSWSDCIDETSKFLRPGGHISINGNAYAKLLMVDILENGSNPLIHRQAFIEVGGFDESLQAGQDWDLYLRLAAKYHFVTVPRSQILYRISANSMSADVWRLETASLQLISRAYSKAPSSLQKLKKYSLGNIYKYLTVKAIEGNPERKKGIAAIRFLGQTVKNDPLLLKHRIIWKVFLRALAIAVLPDRQAKVLLKNIQQLSGTSALLAYMKINT
- a CDS encoding methyltransferase domain-containing protein, with protein sequence MMAEEYLTRERLSSYYNQVRIIKSLGKQVENILEIGIYNSLFTEMLKINNYKITTADVNPELKPDLIVDLETDFSLPQDKFEVIVLFQVLEHIPYQKFESTLKKLAEATKKYLVISLPYQTTFLSMRFKFNTPGRARYLLLQVPNFWSSTPLCEQHYWEIGIKEYPLKRIVKSIKNVGLIIKREYQDPNNPYHYFFVLEKET
- a CDS encoding SGNH/GDSL hydrolase family protein — its product is MKSYRRYIIILLLVIILNLSLISLFNIFIDPYDVMSSPKILGINQVKLEKEKQVRLFKARAITTIKTPMIFLGSSRTEFGLDPNHPALKADRPVYNLAITGANMYEVMRYFQHAIAVQPELKKIVLGIDFFMFNAWKTNAPDFQENRLQKTKIINQDLLNVTLSLDALTASLATLESNQKNPHAVGYFYPNGMRNTNYYIKKIYKSKSTQKIFQVTLQDFLSRPENFQKEQLSAKSLKNLKRIVDTCKQKQISLYIFISPSHVTRWEAIKVAETWSEWEEWKRQVVEITPVWDFSGYNSITTEPINEEMKYYFDNSHYTKEAGDLILNKLFDYQKEKVPTDFGVFLSANNLEEHLHKIRIDRQKWAQAHPLTVQFVQNLKPN
- a CDS encoding sialate O-acetylesterase encodes the protein MDSQQIILSVSVIIYSILASFITGAEAASLKSLKLFVLAGQSNMVGYRSNLTELPDELREPQSGVWWYNQSNDWEILAAPTEPLPSTNWLPNGVGFGPEISLGRELQAIIGEPVALVKYAANGTKLATDWNPDNPEPNSLYNSMLARVESAIAVLPPPYLTVEIAGFFWMQGEGDATEKTFADNYQANLTNFIAQVRNDFNNPNLPFVIGQISNLPPRFPYTSQVQAAQFQVSKTVPYTGIVETTTLSQHSDEVHFDSQGLIDLGYLFAEEWSSIPEPAKNVPLIIAALIVPCLSNKKINK
- a CDS encoding glycosyltransferase, with protein sequence MPLISVIIPVYNGEKTIQETIESVLQQTFTDWELIIIDDGSQDSTLEILESIRDDRIKVFSYPNTGLAASRNRGISHAIGKFLSFLDADDLWTPDKLEKQLATLQANSNAAVAYSWTDYIDEESKFLYAGSHITANGNVYEKLLINNFLENGSNPLIRRKALREVGEFDTSINRVADWDLYLRLAARYDFVTVPFPQVLYRVSSNSLSSNIASMEEQCLQVIEKNFRQVPTSLQYLKKHSLAYLYEYLTMRSLEGRQTREKSLVAGRCLVYTIGYNPSILKRRSRLMSVVLLKILVGVLLPTKQAQWLLGLLKRN
- the hpsE gene encoding hormogonium polysaccharide biosynthesis glycosyltransferase HpsE, translated to MIDFSVVIPTYNGEKRLPEVLEKLQQQTNTENISWEIIVINNNSNDRTSQIVKDYQSNWNYQFPLRSYFEAKQGLTFARQRAIKEANSNLIGFLDDDNLPDKNWVAAAHSFGIKYPQAGAYSGKILGKFEIEPPKDIEKISRCLAIGEHGSQPHKFDPDNLKLPPGAGLVIRKQAWSESIPTQLMLIGRVGKVAVAGEDYEALLHLHKLGWEIWYNPEMQIEHKVPRSRLEKTYLIPLARSCGLPICYLRTINAKNWQKPLILVRTLLGNLRRLIKHWLKYRNQLDSDLVAAFELEFFWGSMMSPFYYLKKIISHQISS
- a CDS encoding sulfotransferase family protein, encoding MLTKKNKILKLAGDFFSIFLTREQRPILVVGLPRTGTTWIASVLNTAAGIEYFHEPFNPINIHQSASHLRQAMMMRKYLAWEDEDEEFARYCRATFAGELPDNGYLYNYLGWIYKQFPQWHGRVLIKDVHCYLTLNWLKRQVNPLIVIVLRHPCAVAASWFRLYGKVSTFERSLFQPKLLDDYLQSFIPLLEQTQGFWQRIGAFWGASYYVMLQQQAQHPDWIVIQHEDFCRDPMMQYRQLFQKLQLNWTVATSEILEVSTRKSSKDPYVPLRISAQEPQKWEKELEPQQIAQVMEFANSFGIQFYQ
- a CDS encoding MBOAT family O-acyltransferase, yielding MLFNSFAFIFGFLPVTAIVFFTLTRFRLIKPAIAWLTVASLFFYSYWNISYLPLLLISLSFNYFIGRKIERTESKSQLAQILLWLGIIFNLGLLGYYKYARFFAINFSQFFWQKFAIPEIILPLAISFYTFTQIAYLVDAYRGKTKDYQYNLLTYSLFVCFFPQLIAGPILRYDELLPQFRQLSNFNFDAKNVAMGLTLFILGLSKKVAIADNLSPWVAPIFNHANDLTILEAWIGALSYTFQLYFDFSGYSDMAIGLGWMFNISLPVNFNSPYKAISIIDFWRRWHITLSNFLRDYLYIPLGGNRQGRLRQYVNLMITMLLGGLWHGAGWTFVIWGGLHGLYLVINHLWRRLSIQLPQTIGWLITFIAVVASWVLFRAQSLQDSQAILTTMFGLNTIVLPEAYKSFLGWLSTLGVQFRGWQELTYIPSLGAHKTIIILIGLVLCVTLLPNTQQIIEQFKPTWRWSILMGCIATFCLLSLNRVSEFLYFQF